The Paenibacillus sp. FSL R7-0204 genome includes a region encoding these proteins:
- a CDS encoding MFS transporter → MSQITSATHDKAATNRNIFLFFSSKLASVLGSSMYTFVAGLFILNETGSGSSFAVTLLCGLLPGILLSPFAGVLADRVNRRRLLIGSDLASALIMSLVFLFVSLEGMSLWTIYLSLILLSICSTFYSISVSSSMMMLVDSGSVQRAGSLNQIAGSAGHLLAPVLAGLLYAFLPLQDFMLLNAAGFTVSTVMGCMLRYKPIPRLQAALEPAEAADPQPLRERLGTAVDGVRTNLKEGFAYVLRRPVLRSLMGIVFCINFFIVALNVVLPYVAVQTLGLSPKQYGVLEAMLAAGVLLMSLLLAVLPQSKSPVKPILGGLSALGVLFLALAVPLLLDFSPNATFLLFLPLLVLIGVMIMVINIPIQVYLQQTTQEEYRGRVFGLVEGIAGSIAPLGMLLYGVLLDRLPGSLILLVSGAAILAVTLAGRRGLLSSGAAEQQNGQGKTEQAGA, encoded by the coding sequence ATGTCTCAAATAACATCCGCAACCCATGATAAGGCAGCGACTAACCGTAACATATTCCTCTTCTTCAGCAGCAAGCTGGCCTCAGTACTCGGCTCCAGTATGTACACCTTCGTAGCCGGTCTGTTCATTCTGAATGAGACTGGGTCAGGGAGCAGCTTCGCCGTTACACTGCTGTGCGGGCTGCTGCCCGGTATCCTGCTGTCCCCCTTCGCCGGTGTGCTCGCCGACAGAGTTAACCGCCGCAGGCTGCTGATCGGCTCGGACCTGGCCAGTGCCCTGATTATGTCCCTGGTCTTTCTGTTTGTCTCGCTGGAGGGAATGTCCCTATGGACTATCTATCTGTCGCTCATTCTATTATCTATCTGCTCTACCTTCTATAGTATCTCAGTCTCCTCCTCGATGATGATGCTTGTAGACAGCGGCTCCGTCCAGCGGGCCGGATCACTGAATCAGATTGCCGGATCGGCTGGCCACCTGCTGGCTCCGGTTCTCGCCGGTCTTCTGTATGCCTTCCTTCCCCTTCAGGATTTCATGCTGCTGAATGCGGCAGGCTTCACCGTTTCGACCGTGATGGGCTGCATGCTGAGATACAAGCCGATTCCACGGCTTCAAGCTGCCCTTGAACCTGCCGAAGCCGCAGACCCCCAGCCGCTCCGAGAACGTCTGGGCACTGCTGTTGACGGGGTCCGCACGAATCTGAAGGAAGGCTTCGCTTATGTGCTCCGCCGTCCGGTCCTCCGCTCCCTGATGGGGATTGTGTTCTGTATTAATTTCTTCATCGTCGCCCTGAATGTTGTGCTGCCCTACGTTGCAGTACAGACGCTCGGACTCTCCCCCAAGCAATATGGAGTCCTCGAAGCGATGCTGGCGGCAGGCGTACTTCTGATGTCGCTGCTGCTTGCTGTACTTCCCCAGAGCAAGAGTCCGGTGAAGCCGATCCTCGGAGGATTAAGCGCACTGGGAGTATTATTCCTCGCGCTGGCGGTGCCTCTGCTGCTTGATTTCTCCCCGAATGCCACCTTCCTTCTCTTCCTGCCGCTGCTGGTCCTCATCGGCGTCATGATTATGGTTATTAACATTCCGATTCAGGTTTATCTGCAGCAGACTACCCAGGAAGAGTACCGAGGACGCGTATTCGGTCTGGTAGAGGGCATCGCCGGTTCCATCGCTCCCCTCGGAATGCTGCTCTATGGAGTCCTCCTCGACCGGCTTCCCGGCTCGCTCATTCTGCTCGTCTCCGGTGCAGCTATTCTGGCGGTTACCCTCGCCGGACGGAGAGGCTTGCTCAGCAGCGGTGCTGCAGAGCAGCAGAACGGTCAGGGGAAGACGGAGCAGGCGGGAGCCTGA
- a CDS encoding Gfo/Idh/MocA family protein has protein sequence MSSVAEVPSYKLGILGASNIAVPAMLEPARMVDKVKITAIANRTLAKAEAMAEAYQIPYVAGSLDELLELDELDGVYIALSNELHAQWAIRALNAGKHVLVEKPICLHPEEAEQLRLAKNHPAAPKLTEGLMIACHPWQKAMKGIVDSGEFGALRRISTRISVPAKNGHAGNYRSVKAKGGGAFADLGCYWLQFVQTLACLQPEEILAQSAFDGPDGCDWTFQAALQYKSGLRAECLTSFELPFRASHTLYFDHTVLSVPDFFRPVKGFYKLKIRHDLPDNRTTLWEFAPLNYYVGQLEAFAAIMSGQQAEGLDATWERVQLQARIMAEAQRCRVSEVLPL, from the coding sequence ATGAGCAGTGTGGCAGAGGTGCCAAGCTATAAGCTCGGCATTCTGGGCGCCTCGAATATTGCTGTTCCAGCGATGCTGGAGCCGGCACGGATGGTGGATAAGGTGAAAATTACGGCGATTGCCAACCGTACCTTGGCGAAAGCGGAGGCCATGGCTGAGGCGTACCAGATTCCCTATGTGGCAGGCAGTCTGGATGAGCTGCTGGAGCTAGACGAACTGGATGGGGTGTATATTGCGCTCAGCAACGAGCTTCATGCGCAGTGGGCGATCCGGGCCTTGAATGCGGGCAAGCATGTCTTGGTGGAAAAGCCGATCTGTCTCCATCCCGAAGAAGCGGAGCAGTTAAGGCTGGCGAAGAATCACCCTGCCGCCCCGAAGCTCACCGAGGGGCTGATGATTGCCTGTCACCCCTGGCAGAAGGCGATGAAGGGCATCGTCGATTCTGGCGAATTCGGCGCGCTGCGCAGGATCAGCACCCGGATCTCCGTTCCTGCCAAGAACGGGCATGCCGGGAATTACCGGAGTGTCAAGGCGAAGGGTGGCGGCGCTTTTGCCGATCTGGGCTGCTATTGGCTGCAGTTCGTGCAGACCCTTGCCTGTCTTCAGCCGGAGGAGATATTGGCGCAGTCGGCTTTTGACGGGCCGGATGGCTGCGACTGGACCTTTCAGGCGGCACTGCAATACAAGAGCGGGCTGAGGGCCGAGTGCCTCACTTCCTTCGAGCTGCCATTCCGGGCCTCGCACACCCTGTATTTCGACCATACCGTGCTGAGCGTCCCGGATTTCTTCCGGCCGGTCAAGGGGTTCTACAAGCTTAAAATCCGGCATGATCTGCCGGACAACCGCACTACCCTATGGGAATTCGCACCGCTGAACTATTATGTGGGCCAGCTGGAGGCTTTTGCGGCAATCATGAGCGGGCAACAGGCCGAGGGCCTGGACGCTACCTGGGAACGGGTGCAGCTGCAAGCCCGGATCATGGCCGAGGCGCAGCGGTGCCGGGTTTCTGAGGTGCTTCCACTATAG
- a CDS encoding radical SAM/SPASM domain-containing protein — MQPTSRVSLDEQSFEALKRTIKNVVVPHRERKHDPGFKTVMPEIMSLKLTNRCNLRCKHCYQWNEDGYHHDMDTAEQNLDMDLGMIKRLLEETDEAQSRLYLWGGEPLFHRQAKEILELLKEHPRDTTICTNAYMIPKFEEELCAISDNLELLIPIEGFEDEHDFLRGKGSFNKVVQSVERLLELREQGRFRGRISVHNVINDNMIGRLYELVEFFEEKGVDLVLLCFPWYISEDTSLAMDRFYDEHFQWLAELPPDHRSSWHAFKYHIKPENITRLTDDLRRINSNTWNNTRIRYQPGLDFDEIEDFVAGKPMASRSTSKCLALSTRVDIAPNGMVSACKFFGELAIGNVKEQTLTDIWNSTRYDRLRRILDEGLSPACSKCNVLYLNTYAALAQV, encoded by the coding sequence ATGCAGCCAACCAGCAGAGTGAGCCTGGACGAGCAGTCCTTCGAGGCATTGAAACGTACGATCAAGAATGTGGTGGTCCCGCACAGGGAACGCAAGCATGATCCCGGCTTCAAGACAGTGATGCCGGAGATTATGTCACTGAAGCTGACCAACCGCTGCAATCTCCGCTGCAAGCATTGCTATCAGTGGAATGAAGACGGCTACCATCATGATATGGATACCGCCGAGCAGAACCTGGATATGGATCTGGGGATGATCAAGCGGCTGCTGGAGGAGACGGATGAAGCGCAGTCCCGCCTGTATTTATGGGGAGGGGAGCCGCTGTTTCACCGGCAGGCTAAAGAGATTCTGGAGCTGCTCAAGGAGCATCCCCGGGACACGACCATCTGTACCAATGCCTATATGATTCCGAAGTTTGAGGAGGAGTTGTGCGCGATCTCCGACAATCTGGAGCTGCTGATTCCGATTGAGGGCTTCGAGGATGAGCATGATTTCCTGCGCGGCAAAGGGTCCTTCAACAAGGTGGTCCAAAGTGTTGAACGGCTGCTGGAGCTGCGCGAGCAAGGCCGCTTCCGCGGCCGGATCTCTGTGCACAATGTCATCAATGATAATATGATCGGCAGATTGTACGAGCTGGTGGAATTTTTTGAAGAGAAGGGTGTGGATCTGGTCCTGCTCTGCTTCCCCTGGTATATCTCGGAAGACACCAGTCTTGCGATGGACCGCTTCTACGATGAACACTTCCAGTGGCTGGCCGAGCTTCCGCCGGATCACCGGAGCAGCTGGCACGCGTTCAAATACCATATCAAGCCGGAGAATATCACCAGACTGACCGATGACCTGCGGCGGATTAACAGCAATACCTGGAATAATACCCGAATCCGCTATCAGCCGGGTCTGGACTTTGATGAGATTGAGGATTTCGTGGCCGGGAAGCCGATGGCGTCCCGCAGCACCTCCAAATGTCTGGCGCTCAGCACCCGGGTGGATATTGCCCCGAACGGGATGGTGAGTGCGTGTAAATTTTTTGGCGAGCTGGCTATTGGCAATGTGAAGGAGCAGACGCTGACAGACATATGGAATTCTACGCGTTATGACCGGCTGCGGCGGATTCTGGATGAAGGCTTGTCCCCCGCCTGCTCCAAATGTAATGTGCTGTACTTGAACACCTATGCTGCGCTGGCTCAGGTATGA
- a CDS encoding acyl carrier protein encodes MQQKVIEIIAEIKEEPGLLQTLSGASDLTLDAALDSLQIINFILRVEDEFNIEVDFDTFDLEHLKSVDRFSAYVAGLAVQ; translated from the coding sequence ATGCAGCAGAAAGTCATTGAGATTATCGCCGAAATCAAGGAGGAACCAGGCTTGCTTCAGACGCTCAGCGGAGCTTCTGATCTGACCCTGGACGCCGCACTTGACTCCCTGCAGATCATTAATTTTATTCTGAGAGTCGAGGATGAATTCAATATAGAGGTGGATTTTGACACCTTTGATCTGGAGCACCTGAAATCAGTGGACCGGTTCTCCGCTTATGTCGCCGGGCTTGCCGTTCAATGA
- a CDS encoding nucleotidyltransferase domain-containing protein, protein MIRLTQQNSFKEAERNMYAHHRQTLGKLAEKMEQDPSCLAAITSGSVSKGTASETSDVDVHLVFTDEAYAEYERNDKLSYVDREVSTYEGGYADIKVINRRFLELAARRGNEPTRYAFTGAEVLFSRIPDLGELVARIPVYPEENRERNLRDFCAQIYLYGLYFAKEAGKKNDAYLLAHTAGQLIFFSGRMILAYNRLLFPSHKGLLDAASAAEAQPKNFRKLATELLQSPSADKSVRFAAKMLAFYNHGLSFEQALGIYVLNNERAWLENSPSLPDR, encoded by the coding sequence TTGATACGCTTAACGCAGCAGAATTCATTCAAGGAGGCTGAACGCAATATGTACGCGCACCACAGACAGACGCTGGGGAAGCTGGCGGAGAAGATGGAGCAAGACCCTTCTTGTCTGGCGGCAATCACCAGCGGATCAGTATCCAAGGGAACTGCCAGCGAGACCTCGGATGTGGATGTCCATCTGGTCTTCACCGATGAAGCCTATGCGGAATATGAGCGGAACGACAAGCTCTCCTATGTGGACCGCGAAGTCAGCACCTATGAGGGCGGATATGCCGATATCAAGGTAATCAACCGCCGGTTTCTGGAGCTTGCCGCCCGCCGTGGCAATGAGCCGACGAGGTATGCTTTTACCGGTGCAGAGGTGCTATTCTCCAGAATCCCGGATCTGGGTGAGCTGGTGGCCCGGATTCCCGTCTATCCTGAGGAGAACCGCGAGCGCAATTTGCGGGACTTCTGCGCCCAGATCTATCTATACGGGCTGTATTTCGCCAAGGAAGCGGGCAAAAAAAATGACGCCTACCTGCTCGCTCATACGGCGGGCCAACTGATTTTTTTCAGCGGGCGGATGATTCTGGCGTATAACCGGCTGCTTTTTCCAAGCCACAAAGGGCTGCTGGATGCCGCCAGTGCTGCAGAAGCCCAGCCGAAGAATTTCCGTAAGCTGGCAACAGAGCTCCTGCAATCGCCCAGCGCAGATAAGAGTGTGCGCTTCGCCGCGAAGATGCTGGCTTTCTATAATCATGGCTTGTCCTTTGAGCAGGCACTCGGGATCTATGTGCTGAACAACGAGCGTGCCTGGTTAGAGAATTCCCCTTCCTTGCCGGACCGCTAA
- a CDS encoding UDP-glucuronosyltransferase, with translation MNNTVTILCSGFGLGFYVPGLLLERKLTALGLQAEIEVFETLMPERKKEQTDNSRRAYQQSFAVALTSQKIPSDIRSSLDPAAVEQLLQQWKQEERQHFIVLSGHWVHVMDQYRELTGVSVYAELLYIDADLSPSWKNLRRLKPDYAEGYHEVSLYDSGKQEILCSIDAGSGEALSAAARNGRLVVHGGGWGIGTFREKFDALESAGYELDIAAYSIQEIGEAIHGRRYYMNDPQWRTWTKDGNGQYTFPPFAEVTGNRTGHFPPCQSYGEGMFGVIRQASAVISKPGGGALIDSLASGTPLVLLDPFGPHEKINSDLWVGLGYGITYGEWAASGYDDDVLRKLADNLRAARGQYPDYASSYAGQLSAAGGRS, from the coding sequence ATGAATAACACCGTGACGATTCTATGCTCAGGCTTTGGCCTGGGCTTCTATGTCCCAGGTCTGCTGCTGGAACGCAAGTTAACCGCGCTGGGCCTCCAGGCGGAGATTGAGGTGTTTGAGACCTTAATGCCTGAGCGCAAAAAAGAACAGACAGACAACAGCCGCAGGGCTTACCAGCAGAGCTTTGCCGTAGCCCTGACCTCACAGAAAATACCGTCCGATATAAGAAGCAGCCTTGATCCCGCAGCCGTTGAACAACTGCTGCAGCAATGGAAGCAGGAGGAACGGCAGCACTTCATCGTCTTATCCGGGCACTGGGTGCATGTCATGGACCAGTACCGTGAGCTGACGGGGGTGAGCGTCTATGCTGAGCTGCTGTATATTGACGCCGACCTGTCGCCATCGTGGAAGAATCTGCGCAGACTGAAGCCGGATTACGCGGAAGGCTATCATGAAGTAAGCCTGTATGATTCGGGGAAGCAGGAGATTCTGTGCAGTATCGATGCCGGATCTGGGGAAGCACTGTCTGCTGCGGCGAGGAACGGGCGGTTAGTCGTTCATGGGGGCGGCTGGGGAATCGGAACCTTCCGTGAGAAGTTCGACGCGCTGGAGTCGGCGGGGTACGAGCTGGATATCGCCGCTTACAGCATTCAGGAGATTGGCGAGGCTATCCATGGAAGACGTTATTACATGAATGATCCGCAGTGGCGCACCTGGACGAAGGATGGCAACGGACAGTATACCTTCCCGCCGTTTGCAGAGGTAACCGGTAACCGGACTGGTCATTTCCCGCCCTGCCAGAGTTATGGGGAGGGGATGTTCGGAGTCATCCGGCAGGCATCCGCAGTCATCAGCAAGCCGGGCGGCGGCGCTTTGATTGATTCGCTGGCTTCGGGTACACCGCTGGTGCTGCTTGACCCCTTCGGCCCGCATGAGAAGATCAACAGTGATCTGTGGGTCGGGCTTGGTTACGGCATCACATATGGGGAGTGGGCCGCTTCGGGATATGATGATGATGTACTGCGCAAGCTGGCGGATAACCTAAGAGCCGCCAGAGGCCAATACCCGGACTATGCGTCAAGCTATGCCGGACAATTATCCGCAGCAGGAGGGAGAAGCTAA
- a CDS encoding helix-turn-helix domain-containing protein, producing MTTKQTIGEKVKQLRKSKGLTQTDLAGDHMTKSMLSQIENGRALPSMNSLQVLAGRLGVDPGYFLEGEEEAELAPLVREMEAEFKAKNYREVIQRLRPLMERTLPMTIDAARLLEFYVSSLFYTGAGGGEAELARAALIYERFGLFVERAKVQYISYALNFAQSRYAEGLELIRRVRREYEANKVGNDFIFEIDLHYAESISLSALGDYAGSREAALAALQVSREEGIYYMTDHLYRVLGILALTEGETLAAEEALKKARAFAEFSESQDSLKLVVIGEIRLAVAKGEYSKVLALAEQYPQEDEQYAPSVQLMCGIAWVHLGQDDEALICLSKAEPGDQVYHPLDRSNLLTAYAYRAQIYMRRDMKEEALRLSQFAYDQVKEYPSSIYTEMINKTYRELHS from the coding sequence ATGACCACCAAACAAACTATCGGAGAGAAAGTCAAGCAATTGCGCAAGTCTAAGGGACTTACGCAGACGGACCTCGCCGGAGACCATATGACTAAGAGCATGCTGAGTCAAATCGAGAATGGACGCGCCTTGCCCTCGATGAACAGCCTGCAAGTTCTGGCCGGCAGGCTGGGAGTTGATCCGGGCTACTTCCTCGAAGGCGAGGAGGAGGCTGAGCTGGCTCCGCTTGTCCGGGAGATGGAGGCCGAGTTCAAGGCGAAGAATTACAGGGAGGTCATCCAGCGGCTCCGGCCGCTCATGGAGCGTACGCTTCCGATGACGATTGATGCTGCACGTCTGCTGGAGTTCTATGTAAGCTCCCTTTTCTATACAGGTGCCGGAGGCGGGGAAGCAGAGCTTGCGCGGGCAGCGCTGATCTATGAACGCTTCGGCTTATTTGTGGAACGGGCGAAAGTGCAGTATATTTCCTATGCCCTGAATTTCGCACAGAGCAGATATGCCGAAGGGCTGGAGCTGATCCGCCGGGTCCGCAGGGAGTACGAGGCTAACAAGGTGGGGAATGATTTTATCTTTGAAATCGATCTTCATTATGCCGAGAGCATTAGCTTGTCTGCCCTGGGGGATTATGCGGGAAGCCGTGAAGCTGCATTAGCGGCGCTTCAGGTGTCGCGGGAAGAGGGAATCTACTATATGACGGATCATCTGTACCGGGTGCTCGGGATTCTGGCGCTGACCGAAGGAGAGACCTTGGCGGCAGAGGAGGCCTTGAAGAAGGCCAGAGCATTCGCAGAATTCAGCGAATCTCAGGATTCGCTGAAGCTGGTGGTGATCGGAGAGATCAGACTTGCGGTAGCTAAGGGAGAATACAGCAAGGTTCTTGCGCTGGCGGAGCAGTATCCGCAGGAGGATGAACAGTACGCGCCAAGCGTTCAGCTCATGTGCGGCATCGCCTGGGTTCATCTCGGCCAGGACGATGAAGCGCTGATCTGCCTGTCCAAGGCCGAGCCGGGTGATCAGGTCTACCACCCGCTTGACCGCAGCAATCTGTTGACAGCTTATGCTTACCGGGCACAGATCTATATGCGCCGGGACATGAAGGAGGAAGCACTGCGGCTGTCCCAATTCGCCTATGATCAGGTGAAGGAATACCCTTCTTCCATATACACCGAAATGATCAACAAAACTTACCGCGAGCTGCATAGTTAG